The stretch of DNA GTCTCTGGCTAGTCATTCTCACCACCTTCCTGCACAGTCGTCGCATATCCGCCTGCCAGACGTCAGACTGCCTACGTTTAGTGGAAATATTGACACGTGGCTCAATTTCCACGACCTTTTTGTGTCACTGGTTCATTCCTCGGCCGATCTCTCGAGCATACAAAAGTTCTACTACCTGCGCTCTTCACTCGCTGGCGATGCACTGAAACTCGTTCAGACCGTTCCGATCAGCGCCGAGAACTACCCTATTGCATGGGAACTTCTGATAAATCACTATCAGAACACTGCCCGACTCAAGCGCACCTACGTAGATGCTTTATTCGACTTCCCTTCGTTGAAGCGGGAATCTGCGACGGAATTGCACTCGATGGTCGAGAAATTTGAATCGAACGTGAAAATCCTGAAACAGCTCGGTGAACGCACGGAGTATTGGGATATAATCCTGATCCGCATGCTTAGCATTCGACTAGACCCGACCACGAGGAGAGACTGGGAGGAGCATTCGTCTGCGCTGGACAACGTGTCGTTCCAGGAACTGACCACCTTCATCAAGAGGCGAGTGACAGTATTACAAACTATCAATATGAAGGCTCCAGAAATTCCACCCCCTGCTACGTCAAAAAGGCCTACTCAACGGCCAGTAGTCAGTAACAACGCTTTTCAGCAGTCAACCAACAGCGGTCGAAACTGCGCCGTCTGCCTCGATCATCATCCGGTCTACCTTTGCCCTGCCTTTTCGAAGCTGGATCTGGAGGGAAAGGAGaaacacgttcgtcgcctgCAGCTTTGCAGGAACTGCCTTCGAAAGGGTCATCCGGTGCGGGACTGTCCATCTTCCAGCTCTTGTCGAAGATGCAGAGGACGTCATCACACTCAACTCTGCTCGGGGGAAAGCGTAGTCGCTGTGCACTCCAGGGCTACAGAATCCGAACACGCGAGATCGGTCCCCACTCCAGCGGCTGAACATCAAACACCAAAATCTTGTATCAGCGCATCTCTCAACTATACGCCTAACTGCGCTCCATCTGAGAGTCGTCACAAGAACGTCCTACTCGCTACTGCTATTGTAACCTTGGTCGATGCCAACGGGGCAGCTCATCTCGCTCGGGCTCTTCTGGATTCTGGGAGCGAATACTGTTTCGTAACGGAGTCGTTCTCGCAGTCGATCAAGGCACCACGTCAAAAGATCTCGCTGCCAATCTCGGGGATTGGGCAGTCATCAACCTACGCGCGCTACAAAATCGTGTCCACCATACGTTCCAGAACGAGTGAATACTCCGCCACCGTGGAATTAGTGGTACTTCCGAAGGTCACAATCGATCTCCCATCGTCATCCATAGATCCCTCTGCATGGAAGATCCCTCCTGGAATTCAGTTGGCCGATCCGACTTTCTACCGCTCTCATCCGATCGACTTGATTCTGGGCGCGGAAATCTTTTTTGACCTCTTCACGGTGGATGGTCGAATCCAACTCGGAGACTCGTCGCCATTCCTCGTCAACTCCGTACTTGGTTGGGTGTTGTCCGGGAAAATCTCGAACGGAACCCCAACCACTCCGATCGTTTCCAACGTAGCCAACGTCACAACGGTCACTGAACTACAGCATCAGATGGAGCGATTTTGGACCATCGAGGAAGGCAACCCCTCATCGTGCTATTCGTTGGAAGAAACAGCATGCGAGAACCACTTTCGCCAAACTGTAGCTCGCAACCTGGACGGCAGGTACATCGTTCGCCTACCACTACAAAGCAACGTACTCGAGCAGCTTGGTGATAATCGTTCCAACGCTATTCGTCGGTTTCGGATGCTCGAGAGTCGTCTGAATCGCCAACACGATATCGCTGATCAATACACTGACTTCATGAACGAGTACCAGTCACTTGGACACATGCGACGCGTCACGGAGTACCAGACACCGCCTGAAAACTGCTATCATCTCCCGCACCACGCAGTCATTCGGGAAGAGAGTACGACCACGAAACTTCGGGTCGTATTTGACGCATCGGCTAAGACTTCCAACGGCCCATCTCTGAATGACGCCCTCCTGGTCGGTCCGATCGTGCAGGAGGACCTCCGAAGCATCATCATGCGCTCGAGGCGAAACAAGGTAATGCTAATTGCTGACATTAAGCAAATGTTCCGCCAGATCCTGGTGGACCCACGAGACACGCCGTTACAGCGCATCGTCTGGCGTTCTACACCGGACGCACCTCTAGACACCTTCGAACTACAAACGGTTACCTACGGCACCGCGAGCGCTCCCTTTCTAGCGACGAGAGTTCTTCAGCAGCTTGCAGACGACGAACAAAACAACTTTCCCAAGGCAGCAGAGGTTCTACGAAAGGACTTTTATGTCGACGACCTGTTCTCGGGAGCCAACAGCATAGAGGAAGCCATCGAACTCCGAGAACAACTTGAAGCGCTCCTGTCGAGAGGAGGATTCCAACTCCGCAAGTGGGCCTCCAACGAACAAGCTGTTTTGGAAGGAGTAGCTGAAGACAACCTTGCCCTGAAACCCACCGTAGAACTCGACGACGGCCAATGCATCAAAACGTTAGGATTGCACTGGGAACCAGCCAACGATATTCTACTGTACCGTATTCAGATTCTCACCGATTCCACTCCACTCACTAAACGCATCGCTCTGTCGCAAATCGCTCGTTTGTTTGACCCACTCGGCCTGGTGGGTCCAGTGGTAACATTTGCCAAGGTCTTTATGCAGACACTGTGGACGCTTCTGACCGACGAAGGCAAATCGTGGGGCTGGGACGACCAACTGCCGTCGATGTTCGTCTCACGCTGGGGATTGTACCTCTCCGAACTTCCTCGCTTGAATGAGCTTCGAATCGAACGCTACATTTTATGCTCGAACCCAACGCTCACTCAACTCCACTTTTTCTCCGATGCAAGCAAACAAGCGTACGGCGCTTGCTGTTACGTCAGGTCTATTGACTCTACAGGCGCGATCAAAGTGGCGCTACTAACCTCTAAATCAAAAGTAGCTCCACTCAAGCAACAATCCATACCTCGACTAGAGCTCTGCGGAGCTCTTCTCTCCGCCCAACTGTACCAAAAGGTGACGTCATCCCTCCAACTACCCGCCGAAGCTTACTTTTGGGTGGACTCAACAACCGTGCTTTGCTGGCTCCAAAGTACACCGTCAACGTGGACCACCTTCGTTGCGAATCGTGTGTCCAAAATCCAACTATCAACCGAACACTGCAACTGGAACCACGTAACCGGACTGGACAATCCTGCTGACTGTCTCTCTCGCGGCTGTTCTGCAGAGAGTCTACTCGAAAACGACATCTGGTGGAATGGGCCACGATGGCTGCGACTCGATGAAGCAGCTTGGCCTGCTCGACGCACAAACAACGTCTCCAACTCGGAAGAGATACAGGAAGTAATAAAAACCACAGCAGTCGCTTCGCGTGTGGTCACCGAACCTAGCTTCATAGATGAAATCGTGGAAAAATTCTCCAGCTACACACGCTTGGTACGAGTTGTGGCCTACTGTCATCGTTTTCTGCTGAATCGCGTTCACAACTACAAGCTGACAATCAACACCAACAACCAAACTTCGGAAATTAATCCCCTCAGTAGGGACGAAATACGAAACGCGGAAGCTGCTTTGATCAGACTCGTTCAGCAGCAAGAGTTTCCCGACGAGTGGAAAAGGCTTCAGCAGTCACAACCCGTTAGACCTAAGTCTCGTCTTCGGTGGTTCGCTCCATTCATGTCTCCGGAACGGCTAATCAGGATTGGTGGGCGTCTCGCTCACGCCTCACAGCCTTACGACAGTAAGCATCAGATTTTGCTACCTGGCTCGCATCCTCTCTCGGCTCTTCTGGTTCGCAGTTTACACTTGAAACAACTGCACGCTGCTCCACAACTTCTGCTTACAATTTTACGCCTGCGGTACTGGATCACAGGGGCCAGAAGTCTAGCAAAAGTAGTCGTCCACCAGTGTATCATCTGCTTCAAAGCCCGCCCGAAGCTTGTGGAACAATTCATGGGCGAACTACCAGCCGCACGAGTAACCGCCAACCGACCTTTCTCCACTACGGGAGTGGACTACTGGGGTCCAATAACGCTTCAACCACCCTACCGTCGAGCAGCCCCAAGCAAAGCGTACATCGCtgtatttgtgtgcttttccaCACGCGCTGTGCACATAGAGCTCGTCACCGACCTCAGCACAGCAAAATTTATTCAGGCTCTACGTCGCTTCGTTTCTCGTCGAGGTCTGTGCGCGGAGATTTACAGCGACAACGGCCGTAACTTCCTCGGAGCGGACAACGAAATACAACGACTTGTGCGAAACCAGCAACATCGTCAAGCAGTCGCCCAAGAGTGTGCCAGCAACGGAATTGTTTGGCATTTCAATCCGCCTAAAGCATCGCATTTCGGTGGCCTGTGGGAGGCCGCTATTCGATCCGCACAAAAACACTTCACTCGCGCTCTGGGAACTCATCGCTTGGCTTTTGACGAGATGCTCACGCTACTCGCGCAAATTGAATGCTGCCTTAACTCTCGTCCCATCGTTCCCATCAGCGACGATCCGTCCGACATGGAACCGCTAACACCGGGCCACTTCCTTGTTGGGTCCGCTCTAAAGGCCGTGCCAGATTCGGATGTGTCTGAAATTCCTCTAAACCGCAGCAAACCCAGAAACTACTGCAGAACATCTGGAAAAGGTGGCACTCCGAATATTTGTCGACACTTCAAGCGAGAACAAAGTGGTGCCGTCCTCCAGTCACAATCAGCAAGGGTCAGCTCGTTCTTCTAAAGGATGAAAATTGTCCTCCGATGGTATGGCCAACAGCAAGAATCATCGAAGTACATCCTGGCGCCGACAACATCATCCGTGTGGTCACCGTTCAGACGCCGGAAGGTCGCTACATTCGTCCTGTGTCGAAGATTTGTTTGCTGCCAAACAACACAAGAGGAAACACCACCGAATAACAACAACACCGAATACTAAAAACAACAACATCCGCTTTACTGAAGAAATCCACGTCACGATTCCAGCAGATTCActcataataaaataaatacaacGCCCTGATTAATGAGGGACAAGTTACTGGTCATCGTCGTCgctcgcaatcaaaacaacatcgCCTGACGTCTATCGAGTGACAGCCGCTCTCATCATCATCGAAGGAACCATCATCAACAATGTTCATTTATCGTTTAACTGTCAGAATGGACGATTCTGAAGGGGCCGGTATGTTCGTGACAACACGAAGGAGCGCCAACTATCTGTGGATGGAGGAACTACAACAACGAAAACCCCTCGTTCGTCAGACATGCGTTTGTTATTATTATGCGTTTGTCTCGCGTTTGGTTGACGTTTAATCATTTCCGCATATCGAACGAATGACGTCACGACGGGTATAAAAGGAGGACGTCGTGCTTAGCTCTTTCTCTTTCCTGTTCAACGACGCCTGCCGTCAACTCTTTCCTGTTCAACGACGCCTGCCGTCAACTCTTTTTTTACTCAACGACGCATGCTGTCAACCTCTTTCCGGCCGAAGACACCTCGTGAACAAGTTAACCTcagtgggaaaaataatttgtgCAACTGATATCGAAGTTATATTGAATTGTTAAGTGTTAAGTTAGACTAAATAAAACGAAGTTAAATTAGTGCGAATACTTACCTGAAATAATTAGAACATTGGACctgaaagaaaagtgaaaaatagTGGGAAGACTTACCTGCTATAATCTGCTACCCCCTGCAAGGGATTTTTCGAAACGTTTCGCTCGAACGGACAACGGCCCGTCCGCTGCTTTGATGATCTACCGACAGTTAGTTTTTATTATTCTGAATGATAGAATTATATTACGAATTACAACATTAATTTCAACACTGGTTCGATCAAAAAGGTAAATAAACAAAGCCCGAGTCACGAACACGTTTGCTTCTTTTACCAGAGAAACATCTGAAAATATGCGGAAATAAGGTgcaagaaatttatttttcaagcaaaatgcatttgaaaaataaattttattgactCCGCATGACACAGGTAGTATCAATCAAAAGTACtggttatatttactaattatacCTCTCAGTGTATTTATAGATTTTGAGAGATGGCAGAATTGAATAGCGAGAATAGTGACATCTACTGATCAGTAGCTTAAACAGTAAAAACACATAGTAGCACCAACTGGTTACTTTTGATGTAACGCATCCTGAACTGATGTGGGTATTTTACATTCGGAATCAAATTGATGAATTATAAAATTTTTACAGGGTGTTTGTCTTTATGAAAGATCGGATGCATCAATCTGATagttaaataattcaataatgaTAATTTCTTGGTTCCAGCATGGGATAGGTACTTGGTCTGATAtctcaaaatgttatttatattCTACCGACCTATCATAAATCGAAATCGAGTAATGCATTCTTctaaaacagttcactttgatgaacgtttCACTCAtcaaccgttcatctaagtgaatcagttcttttgagccgttctttcgctcttccGTTCAGCGtaaacatagaatgttagctggaacccaacatcaatagacagctattaatggatatcgttggattggatagtgtacgtatgggatttatatttttaaaatttagtggggaaagataagctgcttcttctttgaaagtcgcaaactgtatgtgaaaatatgtttatcggtcgacaaaagattatgtaataatttgatgcgcacaaaatatgtgcaattctCATAtcctctttttggacaacacacaggttccatgtaagatcatatttcataatgttcattcaggggaaaaaatcagcagcgaacaatcaatcacacaaacaatcacgataacacgtacacgcaataggccaaacaatgaattgaaagcaacaaaaaaaacaggaagtgggttatatctatggtataaccgcaagggtgacgtaggactatcgttgatttagagatcatttgtatgaagttgaatctgaattcattctgaatgaatgaatatttggagaacttcgaaaacgagagcgttacgttggaggcacaaggttttatgcatccaatattggatacggaaatatcctactgatggggaagaataatcttcagaagctatcctgttgattgcgattgattgaaaaatcataaaacctaatgtatttggtcacagtgttacatggatagaaaacattaaaataaactctttcatatgaatgtaattttaaatttccagaggaactggaaatgtggaaatatctaattaacgattagatatttccacattttcctcgatactggaagcccaccagtggttaatgctaactcgataaccatctgttaatagcacttgattgaaacatatttggtcacagtgttacatggatagaaaacattcaaataaactctttcacatgaatgtgtttttaaattcctagaggaactggcagattattttccggatctttctcgatccaaacggaaagaattccgtgcgtgtatgtgtgtgtgtgtagcggctgcttcgagatcttcccggggaaccgtttgtagcatcactctcctcctgatggattcccttctggcctaaggtgcacaaacaggctcttggtgacaccgttcatccgcgctttcatgataaatgaagagcttcaccacaacagcgacaacatgctccaatcgctgttcaattagaactgagtggatttccgagcggcgctcgcttatataccgattggtgatttcaatagcctattttgaaagcaaatttaagactattgaaacaagtttttggatcagaaagtaacaagtatagaacgcgtagacattttatctttcgaatgaagtgtttatcataccatttcgttcagttgtttaggagctattaacactcaaaatctcggtctccggcgtaacgctttcgttttcgaaactttgattttacaccgcggaaatgaaagacgtagtcctacgtcaaaacttttttctcaacatataTACGACAACACTATAAGATTTTATGattacctaatccatgaatcgcgtcagcttcccccagatttttttctggtAATCAGGAAATATCTGAATGTTACgcagaattgaaagaatacatgaaattgaaaatatatagttttgcttttaaaactacgaaaatttaatttaatttttaacccacaATTGAGTATGcactaacaaaataaaccctgcgttacaggcattttgctcataaatgacaatatcgttttattttccttacaagcgttctcgttatatttatccattccgtccagcgcaaatcagttcagctgcactcgttcgttcacaaacagttcactcgcaaaccgttttttcggaatcagttcgttcacgaACCGTtcactcgcaatcagttcgtgtgGAGAGCTACCGttatttgaaaaagaacgaccgttcgttcactcttttcggctaACTAgatctttcgtaccgttcgtgaacggtttgcccatctctagtttgaACCATTAAGTGTTATACACTTGAGTATCCCCAGAAAAAGACACTCCGTGTTTAATAGATAAATATATAGATGGATAGAGAGGGAAAAAGGGATAAACACGAGTCAAAAGATAGAGAACCTTTCAGTAATTATATAGATCCTTTTGTGAAAAGTAATTGAATCTCGCGCAAAAATAATTGTTCCtattgatggacatttgaataaATCGATGATGTGAGAAATTAAACActggaaaatttgaaataaaagttatcATTGCACTTACGTGGACTTACCTGGAATATTCAACTGGATACTTACCTGAAAAATCAAACTGAATACTTACTTGAACCGCTTAACTATCTACTATCTAACTATCTACTATCCTGGAGATTACCTGGAACGAAAATGAAATGGATTTGTGTAAAGTTAGGATGGAACAACAATTGGTTTAATTCAGCCCACGAACCGCTGAGACACAACAGggactatatattttttcatttttatagtGCTATGTTTTTATGGAGAAACATCAttctttcaacacggatttaATGCGACTCACAATTCGGgtggaaaaagtcacaggactTCGTTAGGCTAtgtattgattttggatatatttgaagaattacatcgttaaactctttgaccctgtaaagggccgttttgtttggttgttggatattgtttgttcactccaccagtgtttaccgagtgatgatgacagaaggatggtaaacagtcgttggatggtgcgtatcagataaaagataccgaagtggaacgagatatggtgaaatcctagacgagatgtctccTATGTTATTAAAAActtaccaatgtaatataacatAATTACTAATACcggacacaattatcaatttttctcatcagtaaaaacatgttactttaatatagggtGAACATAATTGAAATGGGAAaggaaattttcttttataacttttactttctgggtgtttattcatcccaaatgcgaattttaattggactaacaactcctaatactatatgtagtgcatatgggaaatcactttttctaatatttcttcccttttccaatttttctcgccgtataaactttccttgggtgaaaatgaacacaacaaaacagagagCTTGAATCAAAGGACccattctcgagcgggaacacaccttgatttttattgatgaaaattgaaataaatcgtttcatatatcaagtcatttttaacacaactgctatcatatataactttacacttacacttgtgctaagtttttcacaatacacaatcggtcattgatatgaaatttcacgaagcaaccaacattaacattccaaatttaaattttatttgcaagaattaatcgtatcactcacctcacttacaatataaaaatgcccccgacttgcatatatttgcaatgcctatttccctcaggtagcttggtttagatgtatctgtcagggaatacatttcggtatgaataaaagctctccctactttcatttatttgcaatgccgacttcccccaggtagcttggttttgatgtccctgttagggacccgccgcatgtgtcgtcaatttcaaccaatcagaagtagatattgccgttaggataggggttaagatttttcaattgtttgatagttagtttcatgacatatattgtttcttcaatataaaaaattgtgatggagtgccgaaatcgattgacgcaaaaatttcatcaatccatcatgaaatgactgagtaataagcgtttgaaattggacaattttcacgatgtgctcgattttggattttttatttgtaccccaatatgttcccgaaagacggaatcctacgtcaaaaacacatctagagtaacacggggtgagttggacatacggggtgatttagaccacccctttatctcaaaaagtacggttcaacttggattttttaatgtc from Toxorhynchites rutilus septentrionalis strain SRP chromosome 3, ASM2978413v1, whole genome shotgun sequence encodes:
- the LOC129772973 gene encoding uncharacterized protein LOC129772973, producing the protein MSAERRIKGLKSRYKSLKSSLIQIKIFVDEYQEDRDYLEVPVRLEHLQKLWTDLDSVQSDLEMQDDDALDELLKERMAFESLFYKAKGFLLAMNKQPTTSIASLASHSHHLPAQSSHIRLPDVRLPTFSGNIDTWLNFHDLFVSLVHSSADLSSIQKFYYLRSSLAGDALKLVQTVPISAENYPIAWELLINHYQNTARLKRTYVDALFDFPSLKRESATELHSMVEKFESNVKILKQLGERTEYWDIILIRMLSIRLDPTTRRDWEEHSSALDNVSFQELTTFIKRRVTVLQTINMKAPEIPPPATSKRPTQRPVVSNNAFQQSTNSGRNCAVCLDHHPVYLCPAFSKLDLEGKEKHVRRLQLCRNCLRKGHPVRDCPSSSSCRRCRGRHHTQLCSGESVVAVHSRATESEHARSVPTPAAEHQTPKSCISASLNYTPNCAPSESRHKNVLLATAIVTLVDANGAAHLARALLDSGSEYCFVTESFSQSIKAPRQKISLPISGIGQSSTYARYKIVSTIRSRTSEYSATVELVVLPKVTIDLPSSSIDPSAWKIPPGIQLADPTFYRSHPIDLILGAEIFFDLFTVDGRIQLGDSSPFLVNSVLGWVLSGKISNGTPTTPIVSNVANVTTVTELQHQMERFWTIEEGNPSSCYSLEETACENHFRQTVARNLDGRYIVRLPLQSNVLEQLGDNRSNAIRRFRMLESRLNRQHDIADQYTDFMNEYQSLGHMRRVTEYQTPPENCYHLPHHAVIREESTTTKLRVVFDASAKTSNGPSLNDALLVGPIVQEDLRSIIMRSRRNKVMLIADIKQMFRQILVDPRDTPLQRIVWRSTPDAPLDTFELQTVTYGTASAPFLATRVLQQLADDEQNNFPKAAEVLRKDFYVDDLFSGANSIEEAIELREQLEALLSRGGFQLRKWASNEQAVLEGVAEDNLALKPTVELDDGQCIKTLGLHWEPANDILLYRIQILTDSTPLTKRIALSQIARLFDPLGLVGPVVTFAKVFMQTLWTLLTDEGKSWGWDDQLPSMFVSRWGLYLSELPRLNELRIERYILCSNPTLTQLHFFSDASKQAYGACCYVRSIDSTGAIKVALLTSKSKVAPLKQQSIPRLELCGALLSAQLYQKVTSSLQLPAEAYFWVDSTTVLCWLQSTPSTWTTFVANRVSKIQLSTEHCNWNHVTGLDNPADCLSRGCSAESLLENDIWWNGPRWLRLDEAAWPARRTNNVSNSEEIQEVIKTTAVASRVVTEPSFIDEIVEKFSSYTRLVRVVAYCHRFLLNRVHNYKLTINTNNQTSEINPLSRDEIRNAEAALIRLVQQQEFPDEWKRLQQSQPVRPKSRLRWFAPFMSPERLIRIGGRLAHASQPYDSKHQILLPGSHPLSALLVRSLHLKQLHAAPQLLLTILRLRYWITGARSLAKVVVHQCIICFKARPKLVEQFMGELPAARVTANRPFSTTGVDYWGPITLQPPYRRAAPSKAYIAVFVCFSTRAVHIELVTDLSTAKFIQALRRFVSRRGLCAEIYSDNGRNFLGADNEIQRLVRNQQHRQAVAQECASNGIVWHFNPPKASHFGGLWEAAIRSAQKHFTRALGTHRLAFDEMLTLLAQIECCLNSRPIVPISDDPSDMEPLTPGHFLVGSALKAVPDSDVSEIPLNRSKPRNYCRTSGKGGTPNICRHFKREQSGAVLQSQSARVSSFF